The Streptomyces diastaticus subsp. diastaticus genome contains the following window.
GACGACCACGTCCTGGACCCGCGCTTCTACGACCCGATGACGGCCTACCTGCTGGACGCGGCGGGGCTGACGCCCTGACCTGTGGGGGCCCGGCCCGTCCGGAGGACGTGCCGAAGCCCGCGCCCGCTGCCAGAATGGAGGCATCACCCCGTCTCCGTCCGGCACCGGGGAGGTCCCATGAGCCAACGCGGCACCGCGCGGCCCGACCTCGACTACGAGCAACTGGCACCCACGGTCGACTACGTGAACCGGGTGGTGCAGGTCGCGGGCAAGTACACCCTCGACGAGCCCTTCGAGGTCGGCTGGGGCAACGTCGTCCTCGACGTCACCCCGCGCGGCCTCTCCACCCGCACCTTCCGGCATCCCGAGGTCGCCTTCCGGGTCCACTACCGGCTGCTCGACGGTGACGTGCTGATCGAGTCCGACCGCGGCACCCGCACCCTCTCCCTGCGCCACGAGTCGGTCGCCTCCTTCTACCGGGCGTTCTGCGGGACCGCGGCCGGACTCGGCATCGGCCCGCCCAACTCCTCGCTGATCTGCGAGATCCCCGGCTCCCCGCCGGCCTTCGAGGACGACCGCGTCCCGCGCGACTGGGACGCCGACGCGGCCCGCCTGATGAACACCGCCGTGAACCTCGCCGCCGACGGCCTGGAGACCTGGCAGGCCCCCTACCTGGGCCACCGCCCCCGCGTGGGCGTGATGTGGGGCGGCTTCGACCTCTCGGCCACCCGCTGGCGCCCCCAGCGCACCACCCCCACCCCCGGCCGGCCCGCCTTCCAGCAGAACGCCGAACTGCACGCGTACCTCTCGGTCGGCTTCTCCTTCGGCAGTTCCCGGTCCCCGCACCCCGGCATGTACGCCTACCTCTGGCCCCAGCCCGACGGCCTCGGCTCCCGCGCCTGGGGCGTCGAGGGCGCCGCCTGGCACCCGGACGCGGGCCTGGTCCAGCTCCCCTGGCCGGCCCTCATGCGGACCCCGGACCCCGTCCGGTCGGTCGTCGCTTTCGGCGACGCGGTCCAGGCCGCCGCCGTCGACCTGGCGGGCTGGCCCGACGACCTGGTCTGCCCGCGCGTGGACGGCTGGTACATGAGCCGCACCCCGACCGCGGAGGTGCAGCGCCTGGAACAGGAGTGGCACGAGCACGTCCACGCGCGCGACTGACCCCGTCCGGAACGACCCCCCGGTCCTCGCGAGGCCCAGGGCGGAGACGGGAGCGGGTCAGCGCGGGACGCGCATGACCCCTTCCTGGATCACCGTGACGGCGAGCTTCCCGTCCCGCGTGTAGATGCGGCCCTGTCCCAGCCCGCGTCCGCCGGAGGCCGACGGGGAGTACTGGTCGTAGAGGAGCCAGTCGTCGGCGCGGAGCGGGCGGTGGAACCACATGGCGTGGTCGAGGCTGGCTCCGGTGATGTCGCCGGTGGCCCAGCCGCCCCGGCCGTGCGCGAGCAGGACCGAGTCGAGCAGCGTCATGTCCGAGACGTACGTGGTCAGGCAGACGTGGGTGAGCGGGTCGACGTCGCCGAGCTTGCCGTTGGTGCGGAACCAGACCTGGGAGCGGGGGTCGCGCGGGGTGCCGCGGGTGGCGTACGGAGGCTCGTGGACGTAGCGCAGGTCGACGGCGGCCCGGGCCTCCAGGAGGCGGTCGGCGACGCCCTCGTCGGTGAAGGCGGCGGCGTGGCGCGGGACCAGTTCCTCGGCGGTGGCGAGGGTCTCCGGGTCCGGCGCGGGCGGCATCGGCTCCTGGTGGTCCAGGCCCTCCTCCCCGCTCTGGAAGGAGGCGGAGAGGTGGAAGACCGGCTGGCCGTGCTGGACGGCGACGACCCGCCGGGTGGTGAAGGAGCGGCCGTCGCGGATGCGGTCGACGGTGTAGACGATCGGCGCGCCCGGGTCCCCGGGGCGCAGGAAGTACGCGTGCAGGGAGTGGGTGTGCCGGTCGTCCGGGACGGTCCGCCCGGCCGCCACCAGCGCCTGGGCGGCGACCTGGCCGCCGAAGACGCGGGGGATGACGGCCGAGCGGGACTGTCCGCGGAAGATGTCCTGCTCGATCCGCTCCAGGTCGAGCAGGGCCAGCAGTCCGGCCAGTGCGTCGTTCACTTGTGGGTGGCTCCGCTTCCGGTCGGGTCTGGACGGACTGCTGGGTGAGGACCGCTGCCGGGCCCTGAGGTCTCAGAGCCCCATGTTCTTCGCGATGATCATCTTCATGACCTCGCTGGTGCCGCCGTAGATGCGGTTGACGCGGTTGTCCGCGTACAGGCGGGCGATCGGGTACTCGTTCATGTAGCCGTAGCCGCCGTGCAGCTGGAGGCAGCGGTCGATGACGCGGGAGGCGACCTCGGTGCAGAACAGCTTGGCGGACGCGGCCTCGGCGGCGCTCAGCTCGCCGGCGTCGTGGGCCTCCAGGGCGCGGTCGCAGACGGCCTCGGCGGCGTCGACCTCGGCCTGGCAGGCGGCCAGCTCGAACTTGGTGTTCTGGAAGGAGGCGACCGTCTTGCCGAAGACCGCGCGGTCCTGGACGTACTCCTGGGCGAACCGGATGGCGGCGGCGGCCTGGGCGTAGGCGCCCACCGCGATGCCCAGGCGCTCCTGGGGGAGGTTCTGGCCGAGGTAGGCGAAGCCCTTGTTCTCCTCGCCGAGCAGGTCCCGGGCGGGGACCTTGACGTCGGTGAAGGAGAGCTCGGCGGTGTCGGAGGTGCGCAGGCCCAGCTTGTCGAGCTTGCGGCCGACGGCGTACCCCTCGGACGTGGTGTCGACCACGAAGAGGGAGATGCCGAAGCGGCGGTCCTCGGGGGTGGGCGCGGCGGTGCGGGCGCAGACGATGACGCGGTCGGCGTGGACGCCGCCGGTGATGAAGGTCTTGGCGCCGTTGAGCACGTAGTGGCTGCCGTCGGCCGAGAGCTTGGCGGTCGTCTTCATGCCGGCCAGGTCGGAGCCGGTGCCGGGCTCGGTCATGGCGATGGCGTACATGCTCGCGCCGGTGACGAAGTCGGGCAGCCAGCGCTTCTTCTGGTCCTCGGTGGCGTACGCCTTGAGGTAGGGCAGGCAGAGCGCGACGTGGACGCCGGAGCCGCCGAAGGAGACGCCGGCGCGGGCGCACTCCTCGGAGATGATCGCCTGGTACTTGAAGGACTCCTCGCCGGCGCCGCCGAACTCCTCGGGCACCTCGATGCCGAAGATCCCCAGCTCACCGAGCTTGTGGTAGAACTCCCGCGGCGCCTGGCCGGCGGCGAGCCACTCGTCGTGGACCGGGACGACCTCGGCCTCGATGAAGGACCGGAGGGTGTCGCGGAACGCCTCGTGGTCCTCGTTGTACACCGTACGACGCATGGTCATGCTCCTAGTCGGCTCGTGACCGGCCGCCACGGGGGCGGTCGGCCCACTCTCGTCCGGGCCGCGTCTCCGGTCCGGCCATGGGCGCGCAAGCACGGTTCGCCAACCAGCACAGACCACCCGGCTAAGCGCTTGCTCAGACGCAAGTTACCCGGCGGTTCCGGTGACTGTCCAGGGCGTGCGACGGCCGTCACCCGGGGTCTCGCCCACAGGGCGCGTCGCTTGGGCGAAGCCGAGCCCCACCGCTCCCGTCAGCCCCTTGCCGGCACCTCGGCACCGGCCGCGAAGGCGCCCCGGGCGAGGCGGTGCAGCAGTTCGGCGGTGCCCGCGCGGCCGGGCAGGGCGCCGGGGCGGCCGAGGTGCGGCGTGGAGTTGAGCAGGCCGAACACCGCGTGGACGCACGCGCGGGCGGCGGGCTCGGGGAACTCCGGGTAGCGGCGGCGCACGGCCTCGACCCACAGCTCGACGTACTGGCGCTGGAGGCGGCGGACCCGCTTGCGGTCGGCGTCACGCAGGCGGTCCAGCTCGCGGTCGTGGAGAGTGATCAGGGGGCGGTCGTCGAGGGCGAAGTCGATGTGGCCCGCGATGAGCGAGTCGAGGACGGCCTCCGGCGCGGCGCGTCCGGCCGCCTCGGTGCGCCGCCTTCCGCCTTCCAGGAGCTGTTCGGAGATGCCGACGAGCAGTTCGGCGAGCATCGCGTCCTTGCCCGCGAAGTGGCGGTAGAGGCCGGGCCCGCTGATGCCGACGGCGGCCCCTATCTCGTCCACGCCGACCCCGTGGAAGCCGCGCTCGGCGAAGAGGCGGGCGGCCTCCTTGAGGATCTGCTCGCGGCGGGTGGGGGCGGCGGTGGGAGTCATGGAACTCATTCTAGACAGGGTCGTTAGCGGTCGTTAACCTGTCGACAGCGCGTTAACGGTCATTAACGCCGGAGCGGTCGCCCCACCGGAGGCCGCCCCGGTCACGGCAAGGGAGCCACAGGCCATGCGAGAGGCACCAGTGCTGGGGAGCGCCGCCGATCCGGCGTCCGACACCTGGCGGACCAACGAAGAGGCACACACCGAGCTCGCCGCCCGGCTGCGCGAGAAGCTGGCCGCGGCCCGTCTCGGCGGCGGTGAGCGGTCCCGGGCCCGGCACGTGGCCCGCGGCAAGCTCCTCCCCCGCGACCGGGTCGACGCCCTGCTCGACCCCGGCTCGCCCTTCCTGGAGCTGGCCCCGCTGGCGGCCGACGGGATGTACGGCGGAGGCGCCCCGGCCGCCGGGGTGATCGCCGGCATCGGGCGGGTCTCGGGCCGGCTCTGCGTGATCGTGGCCAACGACGCCACGGTCAAGGGCGGCACGTACTACCCGATGACGGTCAAGAAG
Protein-coding sequences here:
- a CDS encoding DUF5996 family protein produces the protein MSQRGTARPDLDYEQLAPTVDYVNRVVQVAGKYTLDEPFEVGWGNVVLDVTPRGLSTRTFRHPEVAFRVHYRLLDGDVLIESDRGTRTLSLRHESVASFYRAFCGTAAGLGIGPPNSSLICEIPGSPPAFEDDRVPRDWDADAARLMNTAVNLAADGLETWQAPYLGHRPRVGVMWGGFDLSATRWRPQRTTPTPGRPAFQQNAELHAYLSVGFSFGSSRSPHPGMYAYLWPQPDGLGSRAWGVEGAAWHPDAGLVQLPWPALMRTPDPVRSVVAFGDAVQAAAVDLAGWPDDLVCPRVDGWYMSRTPTAEVQRLEQEWHEHVHARD
- the tesB gene encoding acyl-CoA thioesterase II codes for the protein MNDALAGLLALLDLERIEQDIFRGQSRSAVIPRVFGGQVAAQALVAAGRTVPDDRHTHSLHAYFLRPGDPGAPIVYTVDRIRDGRSFTTRRVVAVQHGQPVFHLSASFQSGEEGLDHQEPMPPAPDPETLATAEELVPRHAAAFTDEGVADRLLEARAAVDLRYVHEPPYATRGTPRDPRSQVWFRTNGKLGDVDPLTHVCLTTYVSDMTLLDSVLLAHGRGGWATGDITGASLDHAMWFHRPLRADDWLLYDQYSPSASGGRGLGQGRIYTRDGKLAVTVIQEGVMRVPR
- a CDS encoding acyl-CoA dehydrogenase family protein translates to MRRTVYNEDHEAFRDTLRSFIEAEVVPVHDEWLAAGQAPREFYHKLGELGIFGIEVPEEFGGAGEESFKYQAIISEECARAGVSFGGSGVHVALCLPYLKAYATEDQKKRWLPDFVTGASMYAIAMTEPGTGSDLAGMKTTAKLSADGSHYVLNGAKTFITGGVHADRVIVCARTAAPTPEDRRFGISLFVVDTTSEGYAVGRKLDKLGLRTSDTAELSFTDVKVPARDLLGEENKGFAYLGQNLPQERLGIAVGAYAQAAAAIRFAQEYVQDRAVFGKTVASFQNTKFELAACQAEVDAAEAVCDRALEAHDAGELSAAEAASAKLFCTEVASRVIDRCLQLHGGYGYMNEYPIARLYADNRVNRIYGGTSEVMKMIIAKNMGL
- a CDS encoding SACE_7040 family transcriptional regulator; the protein is MTPTAAPTRREQILKEAARLFAERGFHGVGVDEIGAAVGISGPGLYRHFAGKDAMLAELLVGISEQLLEGGRRRTEAAGRAAPEAVLDSLIAGHIDFALDDRPLITLHDRELDRLRDADRKRVRRLQRQYVELWVEAVRRRYPEFPEPAARACVHAVFGLLNSTPHLGRPGALPGRAGTAELLHRLARGAFAAGAEVPARG